Proteins encoded within one genomic window of Brachybacterium sp. P6-10-X1:
- a CDS encoding isoprenyl transferase, whose translation MDDNGLLYRVYERRLVRELEAFELPQHLGVIVDGNRRWAKEAGESTEHGHRAGAAKIVEFLSWCESLQIPLVTVWMLSTNNLSRTPEELEALYEIITSTVEQIAEAGYCVRLAGTPEALPEEVRDGIDRIQERAAPESQLTVNVAIGYGGREEIVDAVREVVRDYGQQGRSPEEIAEAISVDSITEHLYTRGQPDPDLIIRTSGEQRLSGFLLWQSVHSEYWFCETYWPGFRRVDLLRALRDFCRRERRYGA comes from the coding sequence GACAACGGCCTTCTGTACCGCGTCTACGAGCGTCGGCTGGTCCGAGAGCTCGAGGCCTTCGAGCTTCCTCAGCACCTCGGCGTCATCGTCGACGGCAACCGCCGGTGGGCGAAGGAAGCCGGGGAGAGCACCGAGCACGGTCACCGCGCCGGTGCTGCGAAGATCGTGGAGTTCCTCTCCTGGTGCGAGAGCCTTCAGATCCCCCTGGTCACCGTCTGGATGCTGTCCACCAACAACCTCAGCCGCACCCCCGAGGAGCTCGAAGCCCTCTACGAGATCATCACCTCCACCGTGGAGCAGATCGCGGAGGCGGGCTACTGCGTGCGACTGGCCGGCACGCCCGAGGCCCTGCCCGAGGAGGTCCGCGACGGCATCGACCGCATCCAGGAGCGTGCCGCGCCGGAGTCGCAGCTGACGGTCAACGTCGCCATCGGCTACGGCGGCCGCGAGGAGATCGTCGACGCTGTCCGGGAAGTGGTGCGCGACTATGGACAGCAGGGCCGCAGCCCCGAGGAGATCGCCGAGGCGATCAGCGTCGATTCGATCACCGAGCACCTCTACACCCGTGGGCAGCCCGACCCGGATCTGATCATCCGCACCTCGGGCGAGCAGCGACTCTCCGGCTTCCTGCTCTGGCAGTCGGTGCATTCCGAGTACTGGTTCTGCGAGACGTACTGGCCCGGATTCCGCCGCGTCGACCTGCTGCGCGCGCTGCGGGACTTCTGTCGCCGCGAGCGACGCTACGGGGCTTGA